The proteins below come from a single Mesobacillus jeotgali genomic window:
- a CDS encoding Gfo/Idh/MocA family protein: MLKVGVIGLGAIGQRLINGFQKHPEMEIAAVCDAMEDRAKETAAELGGIPAYADHQTMLENTELDLVYVAVPPKFHHAVASDVLAKGIHILCEKPLANSVEEAESLLKLAQDAGVVHAMNFPLNYSAGSKTFAKLIQENYVGKLRRVQLKMHFPQWPRPWQQNAWVASKEQGGYVLEVGVHFIQQLQKIFGSVEVKDVQIQFPEDPHASENAILATLKLEDGTPVLIDGMSQIAGKEEIAFTAYGEDGTLSLLNWGQLEGGKLGEDILPLEADHSLEDSLVDQLVKAIKGEEATIIDFAAGYEAQVLLEQLRKG, from the coding sequence ATGTTAAAAGTCGGAGTAATTGGCCTTGGCGCGATTGGCCAGCGTTTGATAAACGGATTTCAAAAACACCCGGAGATGGAAATCGCAGCTGTCTGTGACGCCATGGAAGATAGAGCGAAGGAAACGGCAGCCGAGCTTGGTGGCATTCCAGCTTACGCCGACCATCAAACCATGCTTGAGAATACGGAGTTAGATCTTGTTTATGTCGCTGTTCCCCCAAAATTCCACCATGCCGTGGCATCTGATGTTCTTGCGAAAGGGATACATATTTTATGTGAAAAACCGCTGGCTAACTCGGTTGAGGAAGCTGAAAGTCTATTAAAACTAGCGCAGGATGCAGGTGTCGTACATGCGATGAATTTCCCGCTGAACTATAGCGCAGGCAGCAAGACTTTCGCAAAATTAATACAGGAAAACTATGTTGGCAAACTTAGAAGAGTTCAATTGAAGATGCACTTCCCGCAATGGCCGCGCCCATGGCAGCAGAATGCATGGGTTGCGAGCAAGGAACAAGGTGGTTATGTCCTGGAAGTTGGCGTCCATTTCATCCAGCAGCTGCAAAAGATTTTTGGTTCAGTGGAGGTAAAGGATGTCCAGATACAATTCCCTGAAGACCCGCACGCCAGTGAAAATGCAATTCTAGCAACCTTGAAGCTGGAGGATGGTACTCCAGTACTGATTGATGGCATGAGCCAGATTGCCGGCAAGGAGGAAATTGCGTTCACAGCCTATGGTGAAGATGGAACATTATCACTCTTAAACTGGGGGCAACTTGAAGGCGGGAAGCTTGGCGAGGATATCCTGCCATTGGAAGCAGATCACTCCCTCGAAGATTCATTGGTTGATCAACTTGTAAAAGCGATCAAAGGTGAAGAAGCGACGATTATCGACTTCGCCGCAGGTTATGAGGCACAGGTTCTATTGGAACAACTCAGGAAAGGTTGA
- the thiD gene encoding bifunctional hydroxymethylpyrimidine kinase/phosphomethylpyrimidine kinase, translating to MIMKKALTIAGSDSGGGAGIQADLKTFQELGVYGMSALTAVTAQNTLGVQGVYPLTAEAVARQIQSVGEDIGTDALKTGMLFNEKIIEAVAGKIRELSLERVVIDPVMIAKGGASLLQQQAVSALKEHLLPLCLIITPNIPEAEVLTGMSIRTIGEKKEAAKRIHELGAKNIVIKGGHDEETVQSVDVLFDGTDFTYFSTPRIGTKNTHGTGCTFSAAVTAQLAKGASVHESVSVAKEFIQAAIANPLDIGNGHGPTNHWAYNTKKEGEVSSWRESVLNK from the coding sequence ATGATTATGAAAAAAGCACTGACAATCGCAGGGTCGGACAGCGGCGGGGGGGCCGGAATCCAGGCAGACCTGAAGACGTTCCAGGAGCTGGGTGTATACGGAATGTCCGCGCTGACAGCAGTAACAGCGCAAAACACTCTTGGCGTTCAGGGAGTTTATCCGTTGACGGCAGAAGCTGTGGCAAGGCAAATCCAGTCTGTTGGCGAGGACATTGGGACCGATGCCTTGAAAACTGGGATGCTTTTTAACGAGAAAATCATCGAAGCGGTCGCGGGAAAGATTAGAGAGTTGAGCTTGGAAAGAGTCGTAATCGATCCGGTCATGATTGCGAAGGGAGGAGCTTCATTGCTTCAGCAGCAGGCTGTTTCGGCCCTCAAAGAACATTTGCTTCCGCTCTGTCTTATCATCACTCCGAACATTCCTGAGGCCGAGGTGCTGACAGGTATGTCTATCAGGACGATTGGTGAAAAAAAGGAGGCGGCTAAACGGATCCATGAGCTCGGAGCTAAAAATATCGTTATAAAAGGCGGTCATGATGAGGAAACAGTACAATCTGTTGATGTCCTTTTTGACGGAACGGATTTTACGTACTTCTCCACTCCAAGGATTGGGACGAAGAACACCCATGGAACAGGCTGTACTTTTTCAGCTGCAGTCACGGCACAGCTCGCGAAAGGAGCTTCGGTCCATGAATCAGTTTCTGTGGCGAAGGAGTTCATCCAGGCTGCCATTGCCAATCCGCTGGATATCGGGAATGGACATGGACCTACTAACCATTGGGCCTACAATACAAAAAAGGAAGGCGAGGTCAGCTCATGGCGAGAATCAGTCCTGAACAAATGA
- a CDS encoding DUF1836 domain-containing protein — translation MNNNLADLLAELGLENNIALEDIPEIDLYMDQVIQLFEKNFGSSTRNEDEKVLTKTMINNYAKGKLFFPIKNKKYSKEHLILISLIYQLKGGLSIQDIKQTLEGINEKTETGEIPLGQFYQSFLNLHEKNIEIFNEDVLKTEQEVKREVERLEADEPKELETILLIASLINISNFYRRTAEKLVDRLSDEKKKKD, via the coding sequence TTGAATAATAATCTAGCAGACTTGCTCGCCGAACTTGGCCTTGAAAATAATATCGCACTGGAAGACATTCCGGAGATCGACTTGTATATGGACCAGGTCATCCAGCTGTTTGAAAAGAATTTCGGCAGTTCAACAAGGAATGAGGATGAAAAGGTCCTCACGAAAACAATGATTAATAATTACGCTAAGGGGAAGCTGTTTTTTCCGATTAAGAATAAAAAGTATTCGAAGGAGCACCTGATCCTGATCAGCCTGATTTATCAGCTGAAGGGCGGTTTATCCATCCAGGATATCAAGCAGACTCTAGAAGGAATTAACGAGAAGACTGAGACAGGGGAAATTCCGCTTGGCCAGTTTTATCAAAGTTTCTTGAATCTTCATGAAAAAAACATCGAGATTTTTAATGAGGATGTTCTCAAAACTGAGCAAGAAGTGAAACGAGAAGTGGAGAGGCTTGAGGCAGATGAACCAAAGGAGCTTGAAACGATTCTTCTGATTGCATCTTTGATTAATATTAGCAATTTTTACAGAAGGACAGCGGAGAAGCTAGTTGACAGGCTTTCAGACGAAAAAAAGAAAAAGGACTGA
- a CDS encoding GNAT family N-acetyltransferase has product MEIRRLNGGDAEMYRALRHEALLKNSEAFGSSYEDERNFAASDYGQRLDSKLTYTFGAFDGEQLVGVVTLVPEGKAKLKHRANIFAMYVTSSQRGQGTGRLLMKKAIQQATEITSIEQIYLTVNASNEPAKKLYSSLGFKTYGLDKNAMLIEGTYHDEELMVLFF; this is encoded by the coding sequence ATGGAAATTCGACGATTAAATGGCGGGGATGCTGAGATGTATCGTGCCCTGCGACATGAAGCCTTACTTAAGAATTCTGAGGCGTTCGGATCGAGTTATGAGGATGAGAGGAATTTTGCAGCATCGGATTACGGGCAGAGACTGGATAGTAAATTAACTTATACATTTGGCGCGTTTGACGGAGAGCAGTTGGTCGGTGTTGTCACGCTTGTTCCAGAAGGAAAAGCAAAATTAAAGCACCGTGCTAATATTTTTGCCATGTACGTGACTTCTTCACAGCGCGGTCAGGGCACCGGAAGGCTTTTAATGAAAAAAGCGATTCAACAGGCAACTGAAATAACTAGCATTGAACAAATCTATCTAACTGTGAATGCCAGCAATGAACCTGCTAAAAAGCTGTATTCCTCTCTTGGGTTCAAAACCTACGGATTAGATAAAAATGCAATGCTCATTGAAGGAACCTATCATGATGAAGAATTGATGGTGTTATTTTTTTAG
- the thiE gene encoding thiamine phosphate synthase: MARISPEQMRSLLTLYFIAGSTNCFAEPVRVLEDAIRGGITIFQYREKGEGCLNDFEKLELGKRLQKVCRENGIPFIVNDDIELAMELDADGIHIGQEDEDAAQVRRKIGDKILGVSVHNLEEAETAKLAGADYFGVGPIFPTATKKDTRAVQGTALLEQLKDFGIPIVGIGGINADNAGAVMAAGGDGVSVITAISQAEDVKEAAARLRDTLNGGRK; the protein is encoded by the coding sequence ATGGCGAGAATCAGTCCTGAACAAATGAGAAGCTTGCTGACGCTTTATTTTATCGCCGGCAGTACGAACTGTTTCGCGGAACCAGTCAGGGTGCTTGAAGATGCGATTCGCGGAGGGATCACGATTTTTCAGTATCGGGAAAAAGGGGAAGGCTGTCTTAATGATTTTGAAAAGCTGGAGCTAGGCAAGAGGCTGCAAAAAGTTTGCAGGGAAAATGGCATTCCCTTCATTGTGAACGATGATATTGAACTTGCCATGGAGCTTGATGCAGATGGTATTCATATTGGCCAAGAGGATGAGGACGCTGCCCAGGTGCGCAGAAAAATTGGCGATAAGATACTCGGAGTTTCTGTACATAATCTGGAAGAAGCTGAAACAGCGAAGCTTGCAGGTGCAGATTATTTTGGGGTTGGGCCGATTTTTCCGACGGCCACAAAGAAGGATACAAGAGCAGTCCAGGGAACTGCATTGTTGGAGCAGCTAAAGGACTTTGGCATACCGATTGTCGGAATCGGCGGTATCAATGCGGACAATGCAGGAGCTGTAATGGCTGCCGGAGGTGATGGAGTTTCTGTGATCACAGCGATCAGCCAAGCGGAAGACGTCAAGGAAGCTGCAGCAAGATTAAGAGACACATTAAACGGAGGTAGAAAATGA
- a CDS encoding exonuclease domain-containing protein produces the protein MSTENKLGLVVDVETTGLGPDSDEIIELAVKLFSFHEESGEIIDILDEDSYLREPLSTTAQRNYDRAYRIHGIHYDMVRGKTFYDEKIMNYFNRTDAIFAHNASFDRSFLFRMYPEVNEMKWYCTMKNVQWKNHGFPNSKLLTLLQAHNISKFQTHRAMDDITYLTELLKQQNPNGDFYLKEVLEYGPMRKYQPAQKQRRRMFY, from the coding sequence TTGAGCACAGAGAACAAGCTAGGATTGGTAGTGGACGTTGAGACAACTGGACTGGGACCAGATTCAGATGAAATAATAGAATTGGCTGTGAAGCTATTTTCCTTTCATGAGGAATCAGGAGAAATTATCGATATTCTAGATGAAGATTCTTATTTAAGGGAGCCGCTGTCGACAACGGCACAAAGAAACTATGACAGGGCCTACCGGATTCATGGAATCCACTATGATATGGTGCGCGGAAAGACATTTTACGATGAGAAGATTATGAATTACTTCAATCGCACTGATGCGATTTTTGCCCATAATGCATCCTTTGACAGAAGCTTTTTATTCAGGATGTATCCGGAAGTCAATGAGATGAAATGGTATTGCACAATGAAGAATGTCCAATGGAAAAATCATGGCTTCCCGAACAGCAAGCTGCTGACATTATTGCAGGCGCATAATATTTCGAAATTCCAGACCCATAGAGCGATGGATGATATTACATATTTGACGGAACTCTTGAAGCAGCAAAATCCAAACGGCGATTTTTATTTAAAAGAAGTGCTGGAATATGGCCCGATGCGGAAATACCAGCCTGCTCAAAAACAGAGAAGAAGAATGTTCTACTAG
- the trhA gene encoding PAQR family membrane homeostasis protein TrhA, with protein MNSYIREPINGLTHLAGALLSFAGLLALVIKASITTGSALAITSVTIFGISMILLYTASATYHMVISKDSVIAFLRKIDHSMIFVLIAGTYTPFCLISLNGVTGWTLFGIITFAALCGILFKMIWFKSPRWLSTSIYIVMGWMVIFVVSPLSSVLDTAGIFWLVAGGIMYTIGGVIYALKPDFLRSKHLGFHEIFHIFIMLGSTAHFLSVYLYVL; from the coding sequence ATGAACAGCTACATCCGTGAACCAATTAATGGCCTGACTCACCTGGCAGGTGCCTTACTATCCTTTGCAGGCCTGCTTGCACTCGTCATTAAAGCTTCGATTACTACCGGTTCTGCACTCGCGATTACATCCGTTACGATTTTCGGCATCAGCATGATCCTGCTGTACACCGCATCCGCTACCTACCATATGGTCATCAGCAAAGATAGCGTGATCGCCTTCCTCAGGAAAATTGACCATTCGATGATTTTCGTACTGATTGCCGGAACCTATACACCGTTTTGCCTGATCAGTCTCAATGGAGTGACTGGCTGGACATTATTCGGCATCATCACATTCGCTGCATTGTGCGGAATCCTTTTTAAGATGATTTGGTTCAAGAGTCCAAGATGGCTATCGACCTCTATCTATATTGTCATGGGCTGGATGGTTATTTTCGTCGTGTCACCCCTATCATCTGTCTTGGATACGGCCGGTATTTTCTGGCTTGTAGCCGGGGGAATCATGTACACGATTGGCGGCGTCATATATGCTTTGAAACCCGATTTCCTCCGTTCAAAGCACCTTGGATTCCATGAGATTTTCCATATTTTCATCATGCTCGGAAGCACTGCCCATTTCCTGAGCGTATATCTATATGTCTTGTAA
- a CDS encoding PAS domain-containing sensor histidine kinase: MKKKQYVLIFFILSIAWIFGTNYLLNLYAPSEFVIIIEHTKEVLYVLLAGWFFYFFISKMEELSATKEEEERLSTLINSMVDFVNFKDGEGRWIQVNDFGLKLFDIENVDYRGKKDSELAEYSNYFGDALRYCEISDEEAWKAGGIIRVEEVLPQPDGTTKTFDTIKVPLFNDDGSRQGLVIMGRDITERKHVETLLEESRQQYRSLFEYSPDIVSMLDLNGTIINLNPQFERITGFSREEYIGKKLADLIPDSHRQIVLDKVASVVENQCPQMFELELLHKSGKTIFFQSTSLPIIVNDKIAGIICNSRDVTELRQTEERLRRTDKLSVVGELSASVAHEIRNPLTSLKGLVQLLQMEDEKHQLYYQIMIDELNRINHIVSELLLLAKPQQIKYTEADLQGILHDVISLLKTEASLHNIQIEFQVLSHPVMIECEPNQLKQLFINIVKNAIEASAAGDVVNITLQSADNNITVVVKDQGVGISKELLERIGEPFYSSKEKGTGLGMTVSFKIVQSHNGTIKFRSEPDKGTEVIVQLPIKHGDKVKGLEATKSESELASPASTGVQQ, encoded by the coding sequence ATGAAAAAAAAGCAATATGTCCTGATCTTTTTCATTCTGAGCATTGCCTGGATATTTGGAACAAACTATCTGCTGAATTTATACGCTCCATCTGAATTTGTTATCATCATCGAACATACAAAGGAAGTCCTTTATGTATTGCTGGCAGGCTGGTTTTTCTATTTTTTCATCTCGAAGATGGAGGAATTGAGTGCCACAAAAGAAGAAGAGGAGCGTCTATCCACACTAATCAATTCAATGGTCGATTTCGTCAACTTTAAGGACGGAGAAGGCCGATGGATTCAGGTCAATGACTTTGGTTTGAAATTGTTTGATATTGAAAATGTTGATTATAGAGGCAAGAAAGATTCAGAGCTTGCGGAGTACAGCAATTATTTCGGTGATGCGCTGAGATATTGTGAGATTTCCGATGAAGAAGCATGGAAAGCAGGCGGAATTATCCGTGTCGAGGAAGTACTTCCACAGCCGGATGGGACAACCAAGACATTTGATACTATTAAGGTGCCGCTGTTCAATGATGATGGAAGCCGGCAAGGTCTTGTCATAATGGGCAGGGATATTACCGAACGAAAACACGTTGAAACTCTTCTTGAGGAGAGCAGGCAGCAATATCGTTCATTGTTTGAGTACAGTCCTGATATTGTTTCGATGCTCGACTTGAACGGGACGATCATAAATCTTAATCCACAGTTTGAAAGAATCACTGGTTTTAGCAGGGAAGAGTATATCGGAAAAAAACTGGCAGACTTGATCCCTGATTCCCACAGGCAAATTGTTTTGGATAAGGTTGCCAGCGTGGTGGAAAATCAGTGTCCACAAATGTTTGAATTGGAATTGCTGCATAAGAGCGGTAAGACAATCTTTTTCCAGAGCACTTCCCTTCCAATCATTGTGAATGACAAAATCGCTGGGATCATCTGCAATTCAAGGGATGTTACCGAGCTGCGCCAAACAGAAGAGCGTTTGCGGAGGACGGACAAGCTGTCGGTAGTCGGCGAGCTTTCTGCGAGCGTTGCCCATGAAATTCGCAATCCGCTTACTTCATTAAAGGGACTTGTCCAGCTGCTCCAGATGGAGGATGAAAAGCATCAGCTGTACTACCAGATCATGATCGATGAGCTGAACAGGATCAATCATATCGTCAGCGAATTGCTATTATTGGCCAAGCCTCAGCAAATTAAATACACGGAAGCAGATTTGCAGGGTATTTTGCATGATGTCATCTCCCTTTTAAAAACAGAAGCGAGCTTGCATAATATCCAGATCGAGTTCCAGGTTTTAAGCCACCCTGTCATGATTGAGTGTGAACCAAATCAGCTTAAGCAGCTGTTCATCAACATTGTGAAGAATGCAATTGAAGCATCAGCAGCGGGAGATGTCGTAAACATCACTCTGCAGAGTGCGGATAACAATATAACAGTAGTGGTCAAGGACCAGGGAGTAGGCATATCAAAAGAGCTGCTCGAAAGAATCGGCGAACCTTTTTATTCTTCAAAGGAAAAAGGCACCGGACTTGGAATGACGGTCAGCTTCAAGATTGTCCAATCCCATAATGGCACCATCAAGTTCAGGAGCGAGCCTGATAAAGGGACAGAAGTGATCGTTCAATTGCCCATCAAGCACGGTGACAAAGTGAAAGGTCTTGAAGCTACGAAAAGCGAAAGCGAGTTGGCCAGCCCGGCCAGCACTGGAGTTCAACAATAG
- a CDS encoding immune inhibitor A domain-containing protein codes for MTGRGKTLKKKLGLKVLSSLTMTAMLASTLSFVSAGPAKVDAVEKTSFASQGGAPIDLGIANDERLIEMLKKEGKIAKDAKPAEAEKALQKYLQNRAAGASKDHGELHGHEKELDSNLKEKLNTTGLVNGKGNKVGQTKGTSVDPVKEEDWSGGQRKDEVLVLLIEYPDFPATNIQPGETDMFYDEYLKEHYTDMIFGDDGYKGPNGENLISVKQYYEQQSGGSYSIGGQVAGWYQAKYPAAYYGGNNASDNDTAPRSLVYEALLAAAQDPDVNLLNYDKEDRYDLDGDGNYREPDGLVDHLMVVHSSVGEEAGGGSLGGDAIWSHRWNLGGVAPITGSPTPEVDYWGVGTMYAYDYTIEPADGAAGVFAHEYGHDLGLPDEYDTIYSSSAGEPVAYWSIMSAGSWAGKVPGTEPTGFSPYAREFLHASMPGSNWLTGTTLHADELTKNGTEVLLDQANSKGTNNDAVKVDLPNKERVINEPAAGAWEYYGGNGDEIDHKMVKEVDLTNASKAVLEYDAWYQIEDNWDYAMVQVSADNGATWKSLSTPNTDSDIVSDGYPAIKENMPGYTGSSNGWIHESLDLSEYAGQKILVQFRYMTDWGTNMDGFFVDNVKVTADSAVLFNDGAEGETTFALNGFEKHEGKTSTKHYYLLEWRSHNGVDEGLKNIRRGASLMTYDSGLVVWYVDEAFDNNWTGVHPGDGFLGVVDADQTINRWSDGALASSRYQVHDAAFNQGKSENMYLDYKSILGSVLTDNATQRTPIFDDSSKYTSPVLPQAGRNITSYGLKFRVLGSSADGTVGKVLIHK; via the coding sequence ATGACAGGAAGGGGTAAAACATTGAAAAAGAAATTAGGTCTTAAAGTCCTATCCAGCCTGACGATGACCGCAATGCTTGCAAGCACGCTATCATTTGTGTCTGCGGGACCTGCCAAGGTTGATGCGGTAGAAAAGACAAGCTTTGCATCACAGGGAGGAGCACCAATTGATTTAGGCATCGCAAACGATGAAAGATTAATAGAAATGCTGAAGAAAGAAGGAAAGATTGCCAAGGATGCAAAGCCAGCGGAAGCAGAGAAGGCATTGCAGAAATATTTGCAGAATAGAGCGGCCGGCGCATCAAAAGACCATGGCGAACTTCACGGTCATGAAAAGGAGTTAGACAGCAATCTAAAAGAAAAGCTTAACACAACTGGCCTCGTAAATGGTAAGGGAAATAAGGTCGGACAAACAAAGGGGACAAGCGTTGACCCGGTAAAGGAAGAAGATTGGAGCGGAGGCCAGCGAAAGGATGAAGTTCTTGTCCTTTTGATTGAATATCCAGATTTCCCTGCGACAAATATCCAGCCTGGCGAAACGGATATGTTTTATGATGAATACTTAAAAGAACACTATACAGATATGATTTTCGGAGACGACGGTTATAAGGGTCCTAATGGGGAGAATTTAATTTCTGTCAAGCAATATTATGAACAGCAGTCTGGCGGAAGTTATTCTATTGGGGGCCAGGTAGCTGGATGGTATCAAGCAAAATATCCTGCTGCATACTATGGCGGCAATAATGCTTCTGATAATGATACAGCACCTCGCAGCTTAGTATATGAAGCCTTGCTGGCAGCTGCTCAGGATCCGGATGTCAACCTCCTGAATTACGATAAAGAAGATCGGTATGACCTTGATGGAGATGGTAATTACCGTGAGCCAGATGGCTTAGTTGACCATTTGATGGTCGTCCACTCTTCAGTGGGTGAGGAAGCAGGCGGCGGATCTCTTGGCGGAGATGCAATCTGGTCCCATCGCTGGAATCTTGGTGGAGTAGCTCCTATTACTGGATCACCAACACCTGAAGTGGATTACTGGGGCGTAGGTACAATGTATGCTTACGACTACACAATCGAACCAGCTGATGGCGCTGCGGGTGTATTCGCTCACGAATACGGTCATGACCTGGGACTTCCAGATGAATATGACACCATCTACAGCAGCTCTGCAGGTGAGCCGGTTGCCTACTGGTCGATTATGTCAGCTGGAAGCTGGGCAGGAAAGGTTCCAGGAACAGAACCTACAGGCTTCAGTCCATATGCAAGGGAATTCCTACATGCTTCAATGCCTGGCAGCAACTGGCTGACTGGAACAACACTCCATGCTGATGAACTGACGAAAAATGGTACTGAAGTATTGCTGGACCAGGCAAACTCAAAAGGCACAAACAACGATGCAGTAAAAGTTGACCTGCCGAATAAGGAAAGGGTCATCAACGAGCCGGCTGCAGGTGCATGGGAATATTATGGCGGCAATGGCGATGAAATTGATCACAAGATGGTCAAAGAAGTGGACTTAACGAACGCTTCCAAAGCTGTGCTAGAGTATGATGCATGGTATCAAATTGAGGATAACTGGGATTATGCGATGGTTCAGGTTTCCGCAGATAATGGAGCTACATGGAAATCTTTGTCAACCCCAAATACTGACTCTGACATTGTTTCAGATGGATATCCAGCAATCAAAGAAAACATGCCTGGATACACTGGTTCAAGCAATGGCTGGATTCACGAATCATTGGATTTAAGTGAATATGCTGGACAAAAAATCCTGGTGCAATTCCGTTATATGACGGATTGGGGCACAAATATGGATGGCTTCTTTGTGGATAATGTAAAAGTGACTGCTGATAGTGCCGTGCTTTTCAACGATGGTGCTGAGGGTGAAACAACATTTGCATTGAATGGCTTTGAAAAGCATGAAGGAAAAACATCCACTAAACATTACTACCTGCTAGAGTGGAGATCACACAATGGTGTGGATGAAGGATTGAAAAATATCCGCCGCGGTGCCAGCCTGATGACTTATGATTCAGGACTTGTTGTCTGGTACGTCGATGAGGCATTCGATAATAACTGGACCGGAGTTCACCCAGGAGACGGATTCCTGGGAGTTGTAGACGCTGATCAGACAATCAACAGATGGAGCGATGGGGCACTTGCTTCTTCTCGTTACCAAGTCCATGATGCAGCGTTCAACCAAGGAAAGTCTGAAAATATGTATCTTGATTATAAGTCAATATTAGGCTCTGTCCTGACAGATAATGCAACACAAAGGACACCGATTTTCGACGACAGTTCTAAGTACACTTCACCGGTACTTCCGCAAGCTGGACGTAACATCACATCATACGGCCTGAAATTCCGTGTACTAGGTTCAAGTGCAGACGGAACAGTGGGTAAGGTATTGATCCATAAGTAA
- the thiW gene encoding energy coupling factor transporter S component ThiW: protein MRHTQKLTLTAMMMAIGTLTSHMLFIPLGIVKVFPVQHFINVLSAVLLGPYYAVAQAFGISLLRNMMGTGSVFAFPGSMIGALLAAYLYKKTKKMEFAFAGEVVGTGIIGAIASYPIAVLFLGKEAALFGMVPAFLASLLAGAAIGFVLLKIFLKNAAVRLEMTNRCSLEMISSYCL, encoded by the coding sequence ATGAGACACACACAAAAACTTACCCTCACCGCAATGATGATGGCGATCGGTACATTGACCAGCCATATGTTATTCATCCCGCTCGGAATCGTAAAGGTGTTCCCTGTGCAGCACTTTATCAATGTTTTATCAGCCGTGTTGCTTGGACCCTATTATGCTGTTGCCCAGGCATTTGGCATTTCTTTGCTGAGGAATATGATGGGAACCGGTTCAGTTTTCGCTTTTCCTGGAAGCATGATTGGAGCTCTTCTGGCAGCCTATTTATATAAAAAGACGAAGAAAATGGAGTTTGCTTTTGCGGGGGAAGTAGTTGGCACCGGAATCATTGGAGCGATTGCCAGTTATCCGATTGCTGTATTGTTCCTTGGCAAAGAAGCGGCGCTGTTTGGAATGGTACCAGCATTTTTGGCCAGCTTGCTTGCTGGTGCGGCAATTGGCTTCGTGCTTCTGAAAATTTTCTTGAAGAATGCAGCAGTTAGATTGGAGATGACCAACAGATGTAGTCTGGAAATGATTTCATCCTACTGCCTTTAG
- a CDS encoding excisionase family DNA-binding protein, protein MYLTVKEAAEYLTIPEKQVENMIFQRKIRAIHDGEHYLIYKDQFNMHMKQVEKYKKLVEEIMNEPVPEDIDIKDED, encoded by the coding sequence GTGTATTTGACAGTAAAAGAAGCAGCGGAATACTTAACGATTCCGGAAAAACAGGTGGAGAACATGATTTTCCAAAGAAAAATAAGAGCTATTCATGATGGCGAGCATTATTTAATTTACAAGGATCAATTCAACATGCATATGAAACAGGTTGAGAAATATAAGAAGCTCGTTGAAGAAATAATGAATGAACCGGTGCCTGAGGATATCGACATTAAAGATGAAGATTAA
- the thiM gene encoding hydroxyethylthiazole kinase encodes MEKREIAGLLERVRRENPLVHNITNVVVTNFTANGLLALGASPVMAFAHEEVAEMAGMAGSLVLNIGTLRPEVVESMLIAGKAANEQGVPVILDPVGAGATAYRTETARRLMEELEISIIRGNAAEIANVAGETWSIRGVDAGDSDGDVIELAESAAQKLNTIVALTGKEDVITDGKSTFVVSNGHPILTKVTGTGCLLTSVIGAFTAVEKDFLKAAAVAVIIYGVAAEVAADKSAMHGPGSFQVEFLNQLYHLDAEEIYNKSSFDKRLFS; translated from the coding sequence ATGGAAAAAAGAGAGATTGCTGGCTTGCTAGAAAGAGTAAGGAGGGAGAATCCGCTCGTCCATAATATCACCAATGTAGTGGTCACCAATTTTACCGCTAATGGACTGCTGGCTTTGGGCGCATCCCCGGTGATGGCCTTTGCACATGAGGAAGTCGCTGAAATGGCAGGCATGGCGGGGAGCCTTGTGCTGAATATCGGAACGTTGCGGCCGGAAGTCGTTGAGTCGATGCTGATTGCCGGTAAAGCGGCAAATGAGCAGGGAGTTCCGGTCATACTTGATCCGGTCGGCGCGGGGGCGACTGCTTATCGGACCGAAACTGCGAGAAGGCTGATGGAAGAATTAGAGATTTCGATTATCAGGGGAAATGCTGCGGAAATAGCGAATGTTGCCGGTGAAACCTGGAGCATACGCGGTGTTGACGCAGGAGATTCAGATGGGGATGTAATCGAGCTGGCTGAATCCGCAGCGCAAAAATTGAACACGATTGTAGCACTGACAGGGAAGGAAGACGTTATCACAGACGGGAAGTCTACGTTTGTAGTCAGTAATGGACACCCAATCCTTACGAAGGTAACCGGTACCGGATGCCTGCTGACTTCGGTAATCGGGGCATTTACAGCAGTTGAAAAGGATTTTCTGAAAGCAGCAGCTGTTGCAGTGATCATTTATGGAGTAGCAGCGGAAGTTGCCGCAGACAAAAGCGCCATGCATGGACCGGGAAGTTTTCAAGTAGAGTTCTTGAACCAGCTTTACCACTTGGATGCTGAGGAAATCTACAATAAAAGTTCTTTTGATAAAAGGTTGTTTTCGTAA